A section of the Maniola hyperantus chromosome 23, iAphHyp1.2, whole genome shotgun sequence genome encodes:
- the Polr2L gene encoding DNA-directed RNA polymerases I, II, and III subunit RPABC5, producing the protein MIIPVRCFTCGKVIGNKWEAYLGLLQAEYTEGDALDALGLKRYCCRRMLLGHVDLIEKLLNYAPLEK; encoded by the exons ATGATAATCCCTGTGCGCTGTTTCACCTGTGGGAAAGTAATTGGCAACAAGTGGGAAGCATATCTCGGACTGCTACAAGCCGAATATACTGAAGG CGACGCGCTCGACGCTTTGGGCCTGAAGCGGTACTGCTGCCGGCGCATGTTGCTCGGTCACGTAGATCTCATCGAGAAACTGCTCAACTACGCGCCGCTCGAGAAATAA